In Sphingomonas sp. PAMC26645, one DNA window encodes the following:
- a CDS encoding DNA replication/repair protein RecF, with product MLSRLVLTDFRNHADLTLTPGPGFVVLTGENGAGKTNILEAVSLLAPGRGLRRAALGEMAQQGGAGGFGVAAILFPSRLREGLGEGATYVLASGVEENAPLPRPLPQVEGESEVQGQIQTSGEVDVATGTLASAPERRIVRIQGATTTANALAEWLMILWLTPAMDRLFVAPAGDRRGFLDRLTLALAPSHAHHAARYDAAMRARNRLLADEGRPDGDWLSALEAQMAEHGAAVDAARRETVTLLGTRLAHQDDGPFPRAGLTLEGWAGDPTRLQADLAQGRARDAAAGRTLSGPHRVDLIVTHLDKARAASLASTGEQKALLLSIVLAHADLVAERTGQPPVLLLDEVAAHLDPSRRAALFARLAGRGQVWMTGTEDALFDAIGPQATRIAVGR from the coding sequence ATGCTGTCGCGCCTCGTCCTTACCGATTTTCGCAATCACGCCGACCTGACGCTGACGCCGGGACCAGGGTTCGTCGTGCTGACCGGCGAGAATGGCGCGGGCAAGACGAATATCCTGGAGGCGGTGTCGCTGCTCGCCCCCGGCCGCGGGCTGCGGAGGGCTGCACTAGGCGAGATGGCACAACAAGGCGGGGCAGGTGGCTTCGGCGTAGCAGCCATCTTATTCCCCTCCCGCTTGCGGGAGGGGTTAGGGGAGGGCGCGACGTACGTACTGGCGTCCGGCGTCGAGGAAAACGCGCCCCTCCCCCGACCCCTCCCGCAAGTGGAAGGGGAGTCAGAAGTGCAGGGGCAGATACAGACTTCAGGCGAAGTCGACGTCGCCACCGGCACGCTAGCCTCCGCCCCGGAACGCCGCATCGTCCGCATCCAGGGCGCGACCACCACCGCCAACGCACTTGCCGAGTGGCTCATGATTCTGTGGCTCACCCCCGCGATGGACCGCCTCTTCGTCGCCCCCGCGGGCGATCGTCGCGGCTTTCTCGACCGCCTCACGCTAGCGCTCGCCCCGAGCCACGCCCACCACGCCGCCCGCTACGACGCCGCGATGCGCGCGCGAAACCGCCTGCTCGCCGACGAAGGCCGCCCCGACGGCGACTGGCTCTCAGCACTCGAAGCGCAGATGGCCGAGCATGGCGCCGCCGTCGATGCGGCCCGGCGCGAGACTGTCACCCTGCTCGGGACGAGGCTTGCGCATCAGGACGACGGCCCGTTCCCGCGCGCCGGCCTGACGCTCGAAGGCTGGGCCGGCGACCCGACGCGCCTGCAAGCCGACCTCGCCCAGGGCCGCGCGCGCGATGCCGCTGCCGGGCGCACGCTCAGCGGCCCCCACCGAGTCGACCTCATCGTCACCCACCTCGACAAGGCGCGAGCGGCCTCGCTCGCCTCGACCGGCGAGCAGAAGGCGCTCCTCCTCAGCATCGTGCTCGCCCACGCTGACCTCGTCGCCGAACGCACCGGCCAGCCCCCCGTCCTGCTTCTCGACGAGGTCGCCGCACATCTCGACCCATCCCGCCGCGCGGCGCTGTTCGCGCGGCTCGCAGGCCGCGGCCAGGTGTGGATGACCGGCACCGAAGACGCGCTGTTCGACGCGATCGGCCCCCAGGCAACGCGGATCGCGGTCGGGCGTTAG
- a CDS encoding OmpA family protein produces MMTRNFTRVALGVLMVAATTAPVFAQARDNGRYDMSRAPWLRPGYRLEGAGVPVLFPELRNTRRGIAFVMPNFDANGDGRISPREADDANREFGRIAGPRRDRFDWDAYGRDPRGYRGDRGGTTVVETVTTWDRGAMRNYGFRQTPRGATLTLQEDVLFRTDSAVLRPGAIEKLRPLARYLRGNPGVRVAIDGFTDSRGTDAHNQDLSERRAASVRQAFDDMDVVRARFSVVGHGENQPVATNATPAGMRLNRRVEVTLLGQRADRF; encoded by the coding sequence ATGATGACCCGGAATTTCACGCGCGTAGCCCTTGGCGTCCTGATGGTCGCAGCAACCACCGCCCCCGTTTTCGCGCAAGCCCGCGACAATGGTCGCTACGACATGAGCCGTGCCCCCTGGTTACGCCCCGGCTATCGCCTGGAAGGTGCAGGCGTGCCGGTGCTCTTCCCCGAACTGCGCAATACGCGGCGCGGCATCGCGTTCGTGATGCCGAACTTCGACGCGAACGGCGATGGCCGGATCAGCCCGCGGGAGGCCGACGACGCCAACCGCGAATTCGGGCGCATTGCAGGCCCCCGCCGCGACCGCTTCGACTGGGATGCATACGGCCGTGACCCGCGCGGCTATCGCGGCGACCGCGGCGGCACCACGGTGGTCGAGACCGTGACCACCTGGGACCGCGGCGCAATGCGCAACTACGGCTTCCGCCAGACGCCGCGCGGCGCGACGCTGACGCTGCAGGAGGACGTGCTGTTCCGCACCGACAGCGCCGTGCTCCGCCCCGGCGCGATCGAGAAGCTGCGGCCGCTCGCTCGCTATTTGCGCGGCAACCCCGGCGTCCGCGTGGCGATCGACGGCTTCACGGACTCGCGCGGCACCGATGCGCATAACCAGGACCTTTCCGAACGTCGCGCGGCCAGCGTCCGCCAGGCGTTCGACGACATGGACGTCGTCCGCGCCCGCTTCAGCGTCGTCGGCCACGGCGAGAACCAGCCCGTCGCGACCAACGCAACGCCGGCTGGCATGCGCCTCAACCGCCGCGTCGAAGTGACCCTACTAGGCCAGCGCGCCGACCGCTTCTGA